Genomic window (Salvelinus alpinus chromosome 13, SLU_Salpinus.1, whole genome shotgun sequence):
CAAGTTAAGCATGGCACATAACTGTTTAGCCTGTCCTATTTCCAAAGAGATCGAAGCTTGGACATATGGGATTTGAACCTGACTAGCGCAAATTTGCCATCCAATCTTTCCTTTTTGACAACTGGGACAAAGCTTGCTGTCTGTGCGTGTAAATATAGACCTATAACCTGTAGTGAATCGATGTAGGTTGTGAACTCTACAGCGGGTTACTTGGAAAACCAGGCAGTTTACGGTAAAATCCGCAAGGGTGGGGACAGAACGGGAAAGACTGGAAATCGCTTGCTCATCCTGAAAAGCTTTACATGGTCAATCTGTTACGGCGTTGGCCGCGCAGCATTTACGGGGATTTGTCCTATGCAGAAGTGAGGGCGTTCATACGTATtgtgcagagctgttgtgaagggagTTTGTGTTTTATACAGGACCCTCACCCACAgacaaccaatcatgtcaatgcggaacTATACGGAGCCCACCACGTTTTTAAAACCAAATTTAAGAGGCGCACGACGACACGGTACAGAGCTGAATTTGGCCTTTGCGTGCCTCTGGAGGCTCCGCCATTTGCGTCACACCCTCTGTACGGCGTCaccgaccacattttcggattCTTAGGCATGACTTGGCTTTTAATCAGCAGGACCGCGTGAGTCAGGACTCTCCACGCTGTTacgccaaaacacacacacacacacacacacacacacacacacagccagccagccagccatgcatGACTTGACTAATCCAAATCAAGCTCAGTGAGGGCATTCTTCAGTCAGGTGTTGGACATGTAGCCTAGACAGAATTGACTATAATGTCATATTTGAGATTTAAGGATATTTTAAGCTCAAGTGAATTTGTAATTTATtcctttttaaaaatatttatctTCACTGACTGCCTCCCCAGagtgtcgcagcggtctaaggcactgcatctcagtgctagacgtgtcactacagacccgggttcggtcctgggctgtatcacaacctggccgtgaccgggagtcccatagggcgtcgtCCGGGTCTACACagatgtgtgtgcgtgtaactGTAAACTTTTATGACATTGAGATGTCATCACCTAAATTGTTAAATTTGTTTGTAACCCATTTCTGTTTCTGTTTGGTGGTTTTAATCCTgctcaatgggggggggggggttgatttgACTAGTCTCCAATATTTAATAGTCTGTAACTGCTCATTAGGTTAGGCTACACCTGTTTGACTGGCACCACTGTATTTAGCAAGTAGgataagatatatatttttttacacgtCATCAtcttcactctctctgtgtgtgtctctctgtgtgtgtctctctgtgtgtgtctctctgtgtgtgtctctgtgtgtcttccACAGATGTCCGTCTCCATGTCTAGTCTGGAGAGCCCGCGGTCCTCTCAGTTTACCTTTGAGTCCTCAGTGCACAGCTGCCACGTGCTGCGTTGCCTGGACGACCAGCGGAGGCGTGACCTGCTGTGTGACATcacggtggtggtggaggggaggAGCTTCAGGGCCCATCGCTCTGTGCTGGCTTCCTGCAGCAAATATTTCACACACAGGGTTTCCTCCCACGCGGGCCCAGGGCTCGTCATCACCCTGCCTCAGGAGGTGAGAAGGGACCAAAGCCTAGCATGTAGTCCAGGACCACAGTTTTCTACTTTGAAGTAAAGCCTAGACACGAGGGCATCACCCTATCAGGTCTGGAGAACTGCTGCTTTTGGTTTTACATGATAATTTTATTGCATCCACTGGTATCCCAGGGctaaaatcagtccctgattagaggtaATGAAAAAACGCAGTGGACTGGCTTTGAGGTCGAGAGTTGAATTTACTGGTTTAGGGGTCTGCTTTAGTGGATAAGTCCAGGGGTCGGCCCGTGAAGCGTGAGTCCGAGGGGTCGGCCCCGCGGAGCGCAAGTCGAGGGTCGGCCCGTGGAAGCGGAGTCCGAGGGGTCGGCCCGTGAGGCGTAAGTCCAGGGGTCGGCCGGAGCGCAAGTCGAGTCGGCCGCTGGAGTGTAGTCGAGGCCTTCTCCGCGAGCGGAGCGAGGGTCGGCGCTGGAGCGCAAGTCAGGGGCTTTGGGGTGCGAGCGGGTCAGGGTCGGCCCGCTAGCGTAAGTCCAGGGGGCTGGCTCGTGAGCGGCAAGTCCGAGGGTTGGCCCGTCTAGCGGGAAAGTCTGAGGGGTCGGCCTCGTCTTAAGCGAGTCCAGGGGTCGGCTCGTGGAGCGTAAGTCCGAGGGCTTCGCCGAGCGTAAGTCCAGGGGTCGGCCCGCTGAGCGTAAGTCCAGGGGTCGGCCCGCTGAGCGTAAAGTCCAGGGGTCGGCCCGCTGAGCGTAAGTCCAGGGGTCGGCCCGCTGAGCGGAGTCCAGGGGTCGGCCCGCTCAGCTTAAGCCTAACACAAATCTTACGTTCCTTGAGGTTACTCATCACACGAGTGTAGTTTGGCTAAGAGATGAGACATTCTGTCAGATAGGAAAGATATGGAATATGCTGAGTCAGCAGAGTGTGTGTGACCACATTGGTTTAGTTATGGTCCATTTAATGGTGTATTGCTGGGCTATGAGGAAGTTTCTTCGTATCTCTCTAAAGGTGACGGCGAGTGGCTTTGAGCCCCTGCTGCAGTTTGCCTACACATCCAAGCTGCTCTTCAGTAAAGCTACTGTCATGGAGATACGACACTGTGCCTCTATCCTGGGTTTCAGGGATCTGACTCGGCCTGTTTCGACTTCCTGTTGCCCAAGTTCTTCAGCAGCAGTAGGGCCTCCTTCCAGAGGAAGACCTGCTGTAAGACACGGTGCAGGAGACAGTCGCCCAGGGCAGAGCTTAGCGACATCGACACTAACAAGGATGTCTTAGAGGATGACAAAGGAGTCAAGGTGGTTTCGGATTCGCCCGTTGAACAGGATGTGGGTGGAGCCCCCTGCCAAAGCAGCCAACCAACAAATGCCGTGACCGGATGTAAAAGCGAAACCCCCGCCCCTCCTCCTGAAGTCAACAGCCAATCAGACGCCCAGACTGACTACTCCCTGCGGTGCCCCAAGTTCCAGCTGGCTTGTGGGAAGGACAGTGTGTCTCTGGAGGCTCTGTAGCCCAGAAACAGCCCTTGATTCCCCAGTGGTCACGAAGGAGGGCTGCCCTCTGTCTCAGTCCCTTGGTCTGTCTACCTTGCTCCTGTAGTGGGGGCTGGAGGCAAAGGAGGGTCCTGCAGTGgagatctctggagagaactcCTCCCATTGCGTACAGACTAACCAGGCAGGACATGGAGAGgttgaggagaggaaaggagaggaggatgggggaaagagagaggcagacggGGAGAACGTAGACAAGCAcgagagggtaggagaggtggaagagaggaggagagaagcagAGGAGGCTTCTGGAGTCAGCTGCCTTAGATCTCCCCTCATGCAGGTTTCCAGTGTGGCTGGGTCCAGCCCACGGGTTGGATGAGGGGACAGTGGGGACGCTGCACCACACCGATGCCCCCTTGAGGAACCTGGGCTTGGTCATCAGAGCCCTGGAGGTGTGGAGGAAGGAGGTTGTGTTCTAGGTGGTAGAGGGCACCATGACGGGTTAGATCCAGCTGTCTCCATCACCAGTCAGCCAAAGACAGAACAGGAGCAgggaaggagaggacagggagaggaagagaggagagagagcggatGGGAAGAGAGGAGCAGCATGGAGACGGAGGTGGCTGAACACTTGGCCCATGGTCTTTGGtcagacctctcctctcctcctccttccctccaggACTCGCTACCTGAGACTGGGCCTGAGACTGGGCCTGAGACTGGGCCGAGACACATCCTGGGCAGCAGCTCCACCTTGAACCCCCGGAGAATCTCAAAGTTGGACTGGCTGTACCTCACCTCCAGCACCGGGGACTGTCCTTTCCTCCAGGGCCTggacagagggatggacagagggatggaCATGGGAATGGACAGTGGACAGACAGGGactggacagagggacagggtcaGGGGACGCCCAGCTGCCGGGCTGTGAGGGGGTCATCCCAGTCAGAGAAGAGTCCCTGTGTGTCCTCTCTGAGCTCTGGATGATGGAGACTCAGATGGCTTCAATACGGAAGGAGACAGTGAGTCCTGTTCCTACAGCCAGAAGGCTAGGGAGGTGAGTTAtactgggagagaaggagagagagtcctGCTCCTACAGCCAGAGGACCAGGGAggtaatactggagagagagtcCTGGCTCCATAGCCAGAGGACCAGGGAGATACTACTGGGGGAGAGAGTCCTGCTCCTATAGCCAGAGGACCAGGGAGGTAATACTGGGAGAGAGAGTCCTGCTCCTATAGCCAGAGGACCAGGGAGGTAATACTGGGAGAGAGAGTCCTGCTCCTATAGCCAGAGGACCAGGGAGATACTACTGGGGGACAGAGTCTGGCTCCTATAGCCAGAGGACCAGGGAGGTAATACTGGGAGAGTGAGTCCTGCTCCTACAGCCAGAGGACCAGGGAGATACTACTGGGAGAGTGAGTCCTGCTCCTATAGCCAGAGGACCAGGAGCTACTGGAGAGTGAGTCCTGCTCCTGACAGCCAGAGGACCAGGGAGGTAATACTGGGAGAGTGAGTCCTGCTCCTACAGCCAGAGGACCAGGGAGGTAATACTGGGAGAGTGAGTCCTGCTCACAGCCAGAGGACCAGGGAGGTAGAAACACCGGGAGAGAGAGTCCTGCTCCTACAGCCAGAGGACCAGGGAGGTAATACTNNNNNNNNNNNNNNNNNNNNNNNNNNNNNNNNNNNNNNNNNNNNNNNNNNNNNNNNNNNNNNNNNNNNNNNNNNNNNNNNNNNNNNNNNNNNNNNNNNNNGTCTGTTTGTTTTGCTACAATGTGCACGTAGGGGTTAAACGATTGAACAGCCGTCTCTCCTCTGACCagctgttctgtctctgtgttgctAGGCACGTAGGGGACCTTGGCAACGTGACTGCAGGAGCCGACAGTGTGGCTAAGATCAACATCCAGGACAAGATACTGACTctcactggaccctactccaTCATCGGCAGGACCATGGTGGTAAGAACAGACATTGCCTgacctgtagctagctacatgttgTGTCCACTAGGCAGGAAATGGAAGGAAGCTGTATGGTGTGTCCACTAGGCAGGAAATGCTCAAAGTTCTCCAAGTGAACACAACCCAGTTCTcgtcccatctcctctctctgtctttcattctCTTTGGTGTTGTGTCACTATCTTTTCcaacctctatctctcctctataCCGATAGATCCATGAGAAAGCCGATGACCTGGGGAAAGGAGGCAACGAGGAGAGTCTGAAGACGGGCAACGCTGGCGGTCGCCAGGCCTGTGGTGTTATTGGAATTACCCAGTAAACACTCGCCCCTTTACTAGGAGCACGGGAACCACTAGCCACGTCTTCTAGACCACCCCGACCCCATTGGCAGCTCTGTAAAGTCTTAACCCCCCCACATCCACCCTATCCCCCTACCTAAACCTGTACGGCAACTCATGGACATCTGACTCATGGCTTGCCCAAAAACAAAGATTGTCTGCAGGGTTAAGAGAATTCTTTGTCCCATTTTGCCCATTTGACTTCAGTGGTGAAGATGATGTTTTGGGGAAACTCACCTCTGAAGGTGTGCTGGACTCTGAGGGTTTTAACTCGGGGACATTGACGTTGAGGACAGATCTAATGACGTGCACTAGGAGGTTGTGGCTAGGGGTTGATGGGGAGGGGGAATATATATTTAGACTGTTGTCTGTACACATGTTGGTCCTAGCATTGTTGCGTCTGTCTGTAAAAGTACGGGTTTATTCTTCTACGCTGTCACAACGTCTAGTATGGAAGCTGTAAGCATGTATTATACATTAGGTGTCTGAAATAGCTTCCTGAAATGGCTtcctatgtagttcactacttatTCCCAGGGCCAGTAGGGTACTAGGTGGGTAGGGTACTAGGTGGGTAGGGTACTAGGTGGGTAGGGTACTAGGTGGGTAGGGTACTATATCGGGTgccttttcagacacacccatgATGAGTGTGTACAAAGCTGCCCAATAAAAATACCTTGTCACTAATCCTTGGTGGTTTTTATGTTGCTGTTTTTTATGGTCGTTAGCCTCAACCTCAGGCTTCTCCCGTCCAGCGGCTGGTCGTTAGCCTCAACCTCAGGCTTCTCCCGTCCAGCGGCTGGTCGTTAGCCTCAACCTCAGGCTTCTCCCGTCCAGCGGCTGGTCGTTAGCCTCACCCTCAGGCTTCTCCCGTCCAGCGGCTGGTCGTTAGCCTCAATCTCCGGGCTTCACGTCCAGTGGAGGAGATTTGGAAGGATTGCCACGTGAGACTATAAGGACAGTCGTAGTAGAGGGCTGCAAGGTGTGCTGGGAGGTTATTATTCAACAGATTTAAAAATCTCTTTCTGAAGACTTCTGAGTAAGCCTTCGCTGAAATACACGACCCAGTGAAAACGGTCTCATTTGTTGAATGAAGAGTGAACGTGTGCGGTTCCATTTTATGTCGACTGCAAACCCAGGGTTGTTGACCGTTGCTGCTGCTGACTGCTGATAACCTCTAACTGGAAGACCACAGTAGATTGTGCCTGTCAAGTGGTAGCGTTGTTTGGTGCCACTAGATGGCGCCACTCCCCTGTCCAGTCACAGGCCAAATCTGTATTTCAATTGCTTTAAAAATCCACCCTCTTCCGGGTCCTCATCGACCGTGTGTAATTCTCATTCAATTCTGGTgtatttttatagtaattaaaaCCACATTTTCTGTATAAGTATGAACTGGGCAATGACCGTTTTTACAATAATTCAATGGGAAGAGACTTGACAATTGAAACAATATGGTGCAATGAAGCTCATTAGAGCTAAgcttagctttcacctggtctgtTACTTCGAATGCATGCAATGAAGGAGAGGATGTGTATATATTTAGACGCTGATAGATGATGAAGGATGATCAGTGACTGATTTCTGATCCTAGAGGGGCGATGTTGAGCTTTGACTGGTAGGTTTGAATAATATCCGCGGACTGTGGTAACTACACGCCGTGCCAGCTGTCCATTGGCATAATTACATCACTACGCGCCGCGCACGAGCTAGTATTACTGGTGAGCTTAATGCCACGCCCACTGGTGAGCTAATGCCACGCCCACTGGTGAGCTAATGCCACGCCCACTGGCGAGCTAACGCCACGCCCACCGGCGAGCTAACGCCACGCCCACCGGCGAGCTAACGCCACGCCCACCGGCAAGCTAACGCCACGCCCACCGGCGAGATAACGCCACGCCCACTGGCGAGCTAATGCAACACTAAATATCTGCTGCAGCTAGACCCTGTTGAACCCGACTCTCGCGTGACGCTGCTTGGCGGGGCGCGGTGAGTAGTCGATCGTGACTACAagccacaccccccccccccccccccccagtctgtcCGGGTCCTTGTAGGTGGACCGGCCATATTTGGTAGAGTACACTGTCTGAATCAACAGGGACCCTCTTTGACAGGGTAggtcaaatcaaatatatttattaaagacCTTTTTACATTGCTCCAGACGTCACAAAGTGCTGGTATACAGAAATCCAAAACTACTAAAACCGCGAGCAATGCAGACGTAGAAGCGCGGTAGcgaagaaaaactccctagacggGCAGAAACCTAAAGCGGAACCAGGCTCTTTATCTTCAAAGatgttcatgaatttatcactgctgaagtggaAGCCATCCTCTTGGGGAATACCgtttttttagttagctttgcgacagtatcaaatacattttgcattgtttttATTCTCAATTAGGTTGGAATGAGTccaggatgatcgagcagcagtgagggctcttcggtattgcacggtactgtctttccaagctgagtcggaagacttccagtttggtggacGCGCCGTTTCCGCTCCAAtattctggaagcttgcttcagggctcgggttttgatgctccttggttggggtctgagcagattatttgttgcgattgcaaacgtaataaaatggtggtcggatagtccaggattatgaggaaaaacattaagatctacaatatttattccatgggacaaaactaggtccagagtatgactgtggcagtgagtaggtccggagacatgttggacaaaacccactgagtcgattatggctccgaaagccttttggagtgggtctgtggacttttatATGTAAACattgaagtcaccaaaaatgtgaatatctgccatgactacaaaaGTCCGATAGGAACTCAGTGAgaaacgctgtatatggcccaggaggcctgtaaacagtagctataaaaagtgattgagtaggctgcatagatttcatgactagaagctcaaaagacgaaaatgcAGTCATattaaccaggaggtgaggcctcatttaacacagtaaattcatcaggcttgagccatgtttcaatcaggccaatcacatcaaggttATGACCAGTGATTAGTTCaatgactataactgccttggaagtgagagatctaacattaagtagtctTATTGTGAGATTTTGCAAAATTACGATCGCTGTAGATTGAC
Coding sequences:
- the LOC139536756 gene encoding superoxide dismutase [Cu-Zn]-like encodes the protein METQMASIRKETLFCLCVARHVGDLGNVTAGADSVAKINIQDKILTLTGPYSIIGRTMVIHEKADDLGKGGNEESLKTGNAGGRQACGVIGITQ